CGATTACAGTAAGTACGAAGTGCAACGCTTTCTGCTGAGTAATGTCCGGTACTGGTTGGAAACCTATCGGTTTGACGGCTTCAGATTTGACGGTGTCACGAGCATGCTCTATAGCGACCACGGATTAGAACGGGAGTTTACCAGCTATGCGGATTACTTTGACGCTGGCGTTGAGTTGGATGCTACTGCTTACCTGATGTTAGCAAATGAGGTCGTCCATGCTGTCAATCCCGCCGCTATTTCAATTGCTGAGGATATGAGCGGTATGCCCGGTCTCGCTCGTCCGACTGAAGAGGGTGGACTCGGTTTCGATTATCGCCTCACAATGGGTATCCCGGATTACTGGATTCGGTTGTTGAAGGAGAAACAGGATGAGGCGTGGCACATCGGTGAGATTTACGGCATGCTGCGCAACCGCCGCGTGGGTGAAAAACACATCGCTTACGTTGAAAGTCACGACCAAGCAATTGTCGGCGATAAGACCCTTGCGATGCAACTCATGGACACTGAACTTTACACGAACATGAGTGTTTCTGCCACGAATCATCTCGTTTCTCGCGGTGTTGCGCTCCACAAGCTCATCCGTCTGCTGACGTTTAGTTTAGGTGGCGAGGGCTACCTCAACTTTATGGGAAATGAATTTGGGCATCCTGAGTGGATTGATTTCCCACGCGCAGGAAACAATAACTCCTACTGGTATGCGCGTAGACAATGGCATCTCGTTGACGATGAAGCACTCCGGTACCAGCATCTCAACGCCTTTGATCGTGCGATGCAACACCTTGATGCAACCTACCATCTGCTTGCTGATGCAGACATTCAGTTTTTATGCATTCACGAGGAGGCGAAACAGATCGTTTACGCGCGAAGTGGACTCGTCTTTACCTTCAACTTTCATCCAACTGCGTCCGCCACTGATTGGCGTATCCCCGTGCCTGAAAAGGCAGATTACCGTCTTGTCCTCAACACCGATGATGCCGTTTATGGTGGCTATGGTGCCGTAGAGAGTGTCTATTATCCGTGGCAAGATGTTGCGATAGAGGAGCAGGCACAGTCAATCCAACTTTACGTCCCCGCCCGAAGCGCGCTGGTGTTGGTATCTGAAAAAAATCAAATTCATAAACAGGGAATTGGGTTTAATAACTCCAGAATTAAAAACACCACATGACTACTTAGGAGGTACGGCATAAAATGTGTAAGAAAATTGATCTTTGCAGTACAGAAATGAATGAAGTTGTTAAGGAAGTTCGCGAAATGCGGATGAAAATTTCAGAGGAATGTGGACACGATCTCAATAAATTGCTCGCTTACTACCAAAAAGTAGAAAAAGAGATGCGTAAGTCCGGTAAGTACAAATTTGCCGACCCGGAACCGTCAGTTGAGAAGCCTGCATCCACAGAATCAACTCGTGATGAAGCCGCAGATTAGCAACAAACAGCGTCTATTCTCTGATAATACCTTTGCCCGAATACGTGCCGTATGGACGGTGTTTTCCTTCCGGGAAAAATAGGGACAGCCAACCGGGACCTCTACTGCAACGGTATGTCTATGTTGGGTGGCTAGAGCCAGACACTCTAGCTTTTTTTATGCCTACATAGGTAATATATGCGGGATTGAAATCCCGCATACGCTTGTTATTATGTCGTGTTATTCTCTAACGAATACTCGCGGTTTCCACCGGGGCCACCACCGATCGCCCATGTCCCGCGGAACAGCGATCGCCGCTTTGGTGGCATTGTTTCAATAATCTCGTGGCTCAGATTCAGTCGATGCCACTGTGCCCAGATCGAGTTGTAACAATTGAAAACCGCACACCGGGGATTGGATGGGTTTGTCCAGTCATTCGCCGCATGGACGAGACTTTCCGTGAAGATGACAACGGAACCGGGTGGGCAGCTGTAATCATCCATCATCTCGCGCATGTTCGCCTCCCACGGCGATTCACCGATATTCGGACGATACCGGTCAGGTCCACCGTAGTTGAAATGCGCTTTGTGTGAACCACTGAGGAAAGAGGTAGCACCTTGTCCCGCTTTCACCTCTTCAAGTTCCCAAACGACGCGTGTCAGCCCTGCGAAAATCTTTTCACCGGCGACCTGATACCGCATCGCATTTGCCTGCTGTGGTGGACGTACAACGTGTGGCAGACCGTTATCGCCACGTTCCGACACATTCCAACCCGGGAGTCTCACCGTCGTAAATGACCCTTCGCATCGAAATCCGTAGCAATCATCGTGTACAAACGGATCTTCGGACAAAATTTCATTTAGAACACCTACAATTGCCGGATGGTCAAGTAGCGTCTGCAGTGCGCCTTGATAACTCTGTCTGGCACCGTCATAGACCTCTGCTTTCATCTCTTCAATTTCCGGCTCTGATAGGACGGACGGTAACAGAATCCAACCGCGGAGATCGAAGAAAAACTTCTG
The window above is part of the Candidatus Poribacteria bacterium genome. Proteins encoded here:
- a CDS encoding alpha-amylase family glycosyl hydrolase, translated to MRKRDSTENKADGTALIEIDPLLKPYTTQLRERFACYRRFKAEIEKTGGVLGEISQGHRYFGFNRGKHEGETGVWYREWAPGAEALALIGDFNDWSRAANLMSVDDWGVWHLFLPDGDYADRLTHESLVKVHVVSRLGGLDRIPAYVQRVVQKDDADFTGQYWAPPHPYQWKHRTPDFDINTEGLRIYEAHVGMAQQAEKVGTFAEFTQNILPRIADLGYNAVQLMAVMEHPYYASFGYQVSNFFAVSSRFGTPEELKALIDTAHGMGLLVIMDLVHSHAVKNLNEGLSNFDGTGHQYFHAGTKGEHVAWDSRCFDYSKYEVQRFLLSNVRYWLETYRFDGFRFDGVTSMLYSDHGLEREFTSYADYFDAGVELDATAYLMLANEVVHAVNPAAISIAEDMSGMPGLARPTEEGGLGFDYRLTMGIPDYWIRLLKEKQDEAWHIGEIYGMLRNRRVGEKHIAYVESHDQAIVGDKTLAMQLMDTELYTNMSVSATNHLVSRGVALHKLIRLLTFSLGGEGYLNFMGNEFGHPEWIDFPRAGNNNSYWYARRQWHLVDDEALRYQHLNAFDRAMQHLDATYHLLADADIQFLCIHEEAKQIVYARSGLVFTFNFHPTASATDWRIPVPEKADYRLVLNTDDAVYGGYGAVESVYYPWQDVAIEEQAQSIQLYVPARSALVLVSEKNQIHKQGIGFNNSRIKNTT
- a CDS encoding phytanoyl-CoA dioxygenase family protein, with the protein product MSNQTSTGAPVPMTPEQKFFFDLRGWILLPSVLSEPEIEEMKAEVYDGARQSYQGALQTLLDHPAIVGVLNEILSEDPFVHDDCYGFRCEGSFTTVRLPGWNVSERGDNGLPHVVRPPQQANAMRYQVAGEKIFAGLTRVVWELEEVKAGQGATSFLSGSHKAHFNYGGPDRYRPNIGESPWEANMREMMDDYSCPPGSVVIFTESLVHAANDWTNPSNPRCAVFNCYNSIWAQWHRLNLSHEIIETMPPKRRSLFRGTWAIGGGPGGNREYSLENNTT